One window of the Granulicella arctica genome contains the following:
- a CDS encoding DEAD/DEAH box helicase has protein sequence MEIPPELSWAHPVTAEWFVTKFGTPTEPQTHGWPSILAGEATLISAPTGSGKTLAAFLVCIDKLLRQSIDGSLSPTTQVVYISPLKALSNDVQKNLDGPLAEIQQLALERGYLSTGIRTGVRTGDTLPKERVAMLKHPPHILVTTPESLYILLTAGKSREHLRRVRTIIVDEIHAVAGNKRGAHLALSLERLTALVCGENKLAPGAFLTGSAECPQRIGLSATQNPIALVADFLTGIDASRKPANIIQVGQRRELDIAIEVPSDELSSVTTNGMWEEIFDKLAVHAENHRSTLVFVNTRRLVEKISFALAERLGIEHVAAHHGSLSRTLRLDAEQRLKRGEIKILVATGSLELGIDIGDIDLVCQIASTRNVAVAMQRVGRAGHWRGAIPKGRLFATTRDDLLEQAALIRKMRAGELDLLQVPPQPMDVLMQQIVAACGAESWDQDALYTALRRAYAYRDLTREHFDELIGLLANGIEVSRGRYGAYLLHDSIQRQLHPRRGARMIAIANGGAIPDIATFSVILQPEGVQIATLDEHFAVDSSAGDVILLGNTSWRIQRVEAVGRVLVEDAHGAPPSLPFWEGEAPQRTAVLCDGVGDLREQISERTPNVSPGFLSASQPEVAAAIDWLSEVCGVCASGALQLITYIVTGRAVLGAVPSKTTIIAERFFDDGGGMQLILHAPFGGRINKAWGLALRKRFCRGFNFELQAATTDNGINISLAEQHSFPLSDVFRFLSEHTAKELLEQAAIASPIFKNRWRWAAGRSLQLLRMSKGKRIAPQIQRTRSEDLMASVFPQAAACFETIVGDIQIPDHPLVREVMQDVLQEAMDLEGLVEVLRGIADGSIRCLAVDTPVPSQFAHELLNANPYAFLDEAGLEERRAKAVSLRGGLPDSVLNQTGRLDQHAIDTVRRECWPDLRDEHELHDLLQGLVALPLASIDTKDAQHWPFFYEKLTRTGRAQTVDCAGIPCWIATECLPQVSALWVVPSNATVKVTQEEASAKCVRGWLQILGPVSAIALATRLSLDPAIIYQAFLAMEMQGLLMRGAFEHVATTEEHEIEWCERRILQRIHRLALGTLRKQIEAVTPAVYMRWLLGWQHLAPQTQLSGEDGVLEALSQLEGFEAPAIEWERTLLPARIANYDPRCLDNLCLSGAVGWGRVSPHPAWSVGDGSAPRRVIPTNAAPITFFIRDTADWLPHALAQQCVEDAKLQQALSPEALQVRALLQQRGACFSNDVQRILNLSRPQSQHALWELATAGLAAADGFDQLRCMMDPRRKSIAAAPEKKTRSSAGRWSLFCEEVHVAPTAIEQARNTDAALESAARMLLARYGVLFRDLLARESNAPKWRDLLNILRRLEARGEVRGGRFVSGFGGEQFALPPAVESLRAARHQGSTEIITVAAADPMNLSGIVVPGDRIASVPGKHVRFHNGSVYREDASPDEQEAQPALVPAGILPTVPSPHLRLF, from the coding sequence ATGGAAATCCCCCCGGAGCTTTCCTGGGCTCATCCAGTCACGGCAGAGTGGTTCGTCACGAAGTTCGGCACCCCCACCGAGCCGCAGACGCACGGCTGGCCAAGCATCCTAGCAGGCGAGGCGACCCTCATCTCCGCGCCCACTGGATCAGGCAAAACCCTGGCGGCATTCTTAGTCTGCATCGACAAGCTCCTCCGCCAGTCCATCGACGGCTCCCTCAGCCCCACGACCCAGGTCGTCTACATCTCGCCCCTCAAGGCCCTCTCGAACGACGTCCAGAAGAACCTCGACGGCCCGCTGGCCGAGATCCAGCAACTAGCCCTGGAGCGCGGCTACCTCTCAACCGGCATCCGCACCGGCGTCCGAACCGGCGACACCCTCCCCAAAGAGCGCGTCGCCATGCTCAAGCACCCACCCCACATCCTCGTCACGACGCCTGAGTCGCTCTACATCCTCCTCACCGCCGGCAAGTCCCGCGAGCACCTGCGCCGCGTCCGGACCATCATCGTCGACGAGATCCACGCTGTCGCCGGCAACAAGCGCGGAGCCCACTTAGCCCTCTCGCTCGAACGCCTCACCGCTCTCGTCTGCGGCGAGAATAAGCTGGCCCCCGGAGCCTTCCTCACCGGCTCCGCCGAATGCCCGCAGCGCATCGGCCTCTCCGCAACCCAGAACCCCATCGCCCTCGTAGCCGACTTCCTCACCGGCATCGACGCCTCCCGGAAGCCCGCCAACATCATCCAGGTAGGCCAGCGCCGCGAGCTCGACATCGCCATCGAAGTCCCCAGCGACGAACTCAGCTCCGTCACCACCAACGGCATGTGGGAAGAGATCTTCGACAAGCTAGCCGTCCACGCCGAGAACCACCGCTCCACCCTGGTCTTCGTCAACACCCGCCGCCTCGTCGAGAAGATCTCCTTCGCCCTCGCCGAACGCCTTGGCATCGAGCACGTCGCCGCACATCACGGCTCGCTCTCCCGCACCCTCCGCCTCGACGCCGAGCAGCGCCTCAAACGGGGCGAGATCAAGATCCTCGTTGCCACCGGCTCGCTCGAACTCGGCATCGACATCGGCGACATCGACCTCGTCTGCCAGATCGCCAGCACTCGCAACGTGGCCGTAGCGATGCAGCGCGTCGGTCGTGCCGGCCACTGGCGCGGAGCCATTCCGAAGGGCCGCCTCTTCGCCACCACGCGCGACGACCTCCTCGAACAGGCCGCACTCATCCGCAAGATGCGCGCCGGCGAACTCGACCTGCTCCAAGTTCCGCCTCAGCCGATGGACGTCCTCATGCAGCAGATCGTCGCCGCATGCGGGGCAGAATCCTGGGATCAGGACGCACTCTATACCGCCCTGCGCCGCGCCTACGCCTACCGCGACCTCACCCGCGAGCACTTCGACGAACTCATCGGCCTGCTTGCCAACGGCATCGAAGTGAGCCGTGGCCGCTACGGCGCCTATCTGCTCCATGACAGCATCCAGCGCCAGCTTCACCCCCGTCGCGGAGCCCGCATGATCGCCATCGCCAACGGCGGCGCAATCCCGGATATCGCTACCTTCAGCGTCATCCTTCAGCCGGAAGGTGTGCAGATCGCCACGCTTGACGAGCACTTCGCCGTGGACTCGAGCGCCGGCGATGTCATCCTCCTCGGCAACACCAGCTGGCGCATCCAGCGCGTCGAAGCCGTCGGCCGCGTGCTGGTCGAAGACGCTCACGGCGCACCGCCAAGCCTGCCCTTCTGGGAGGGCGAAGCACCGCAGCGAACCGCCGTCCTCTGCGACGGCGTAGGCGATCTCCGCGAGCAAATCTCCGAGCGCACGCCAAACGTCTCGCCCGGCTTCCTCTCCGCCTCGCAGCCCGAGGTAGCCGCTGCCATCGACTGGCTCAGTGAAGTCTGCGGCGTCTGCGCCTCCGGAGCCCTGCAGCTCATTACCTACATCGTCACCGGCCGCGCCGTGCTCGGAGCCGTCCCGTCTAAGACGACCATCATCGCCGAGCGATTCTTCGACGACGGCGGCGGCATGCAGCTCATCCTGCACGCGCCCTTCGGTGGCCGCATCAACAAAGCTTGGGGCCTCGCCCTGCGCAAGCGCTTCTGCCGCGGCTTCAATTTCGAGCTACAGGCCGCTACCACCGACAACGGCATCAACATCTCGCTCGCCGAGCAGCACAGCTTCCCCCTCTCGGATGTCTTCCGGTTCCTCTCCGAGCACACCGCCAAGGAACTGCTCGAACAGGCTGCCATTGCGTCACCCATCTTCAAGAATCGCTGGCGCTGGGCCGCCGGACGCTCCCTGCAACTCCTCCGCATGTCGAAGGGCAAACGCATCGCGCCGCAGATCCAGCGCACCCGTTCCGAAGACCTGATGGCAAGCGTCTTTCCGCAAGCTGCCGCATGCTTCGAAACCATCGTCGGTGACATCCAGATCCCCGATCACCCGCTCGTCCGCGAGGTCATGCAAGATGTTCTGCAGGAGGCAATGGACCTCGAAGGGCTTGTCGAGGTGCTACGCGGAATTGCGGACGGGAGCATCCGCTGTCTCGCCGTCGACACGCCCGTTCCATCGCAGTTTGCGCACGAGCTTCTCAACGCAAACCCATACGCCTTCCTTGACGAGGCGGGCCTCGAGGAGCGCCGCGCCAAGGCTGTTTCACTGCGCGGAGGTCTTCCCGATAGCGTCCTCAACCAGACAGGCCGACTCGATCAACACGCCATCGACACCGTACGCCGCGAGTGCTGGCCCGACCTCCGCGATGAGCACGAACTGCACGATCTGCTCCAAGGCCTTGTCGCACTTCCACTCGCCTCGATCGACACAAAGGATGCACAGCACTGGCCATTCTTCTACGAAAAGCTGACCCGCACCGGACGCGCCCAGACGGTCGATTGCGCCGGCATTCCCTGCTGGATCGCCACAGAATGTCTTCCGCAGGTAAGTGCGCTGTGGGTTGTTCCTTCAAATGCAACAGTAAAGGTTACACAAGAAGAAGCCAGCGCAAAATGTGTTCGTGGATGGTTACAAATTTTGGGCCCTGTCTCTGCAATTGCCCTGGCCACACGACTCTCGCTTGATCCGGCGATCATCTACCAGGCCTTCCTCGCTATGGAGATGCAGGGCCTGCTCATGCGCGGAGCCTTCGAGCATGTGGCCACCACTGAAGAGCACGAGATCGAATGGTGCGAGCGCCGCATTCTTCAGCGCATCCATCGCCTCGCACTTGGCACGTTGCGAAAGCAGATTGAAGCCGTAACCCCGGCGGTCTACATGCGCTGGCTACTCGGCTGGCAGCATCTTGCTCCGCAGACACAACTTAGCGGCGAGGATGGCGTCCTCGAAGCGCTCTCGCAGCTGGAAGGCTTTGAAGCTCCCGCCATCGAGTGGGAACGAACTCTCCTCCCGGCGCGCATCGCCAACTACGATCCACGCTGCCTCGATAATCTTTGCCTCTCGGGAGCCGTCGGCTGGGGTCGCGTCTCGCCGCACCCGGCCTGGTCGGTTGGCGACGGCTCAGCCCCGCGCCGCGTTATCCCAACCAACGCCGCGCCCATCACGTTCTTCATCCGCGATACCGCCGACTGGCTACCGCACGCGCTCGCCCAGCAGTGTGTGGAAGACGCCAAACTCCAGCAGGCTCTCAGCCCGGAAGCCCTCCAGGTCCGCGCCCTCCTACAACAGCGGGGCGCCTGTTTTTCGAACGACGTGCAACGCATTCTTAACCTCAGCCGCCCCCAGTCCCAACACGCGCTGTGGGAACTTGCGACCGCTGGCCTCGCAGCAGCAGACGGCTTCGATCAACTCCGCTGCATGATGGACCCACGTCGTAAATCCATCGCCGCCGCTCCCGAAAAAAAGACTCGCAGCTCTGCTGGCCGCTGGTCCTTATTTTGCGAGGAGGTCCACGTTGCCCCGACTGCGATCGAGCAGGCGCGCAATACCGACGCCGCACTCGAATCCGCCGCCCGCATGCTGCTCGCACGCTATGGCGTCCTCTTCCGCGACCTCCTCGCCCGCGAGTCAAATGCCCCTAAATGGCGCGATCTGCTAAACATCCTGCGGCGCCTCGAAGCCCGAGGTGAGGTGCGTGGCGGCCGCTTCGTCTCGGGCTTTGGCGGAGAGCAGTTCGCACTTCCGCCAGCCGTCGAGAGCCTTCGCGCCGCTCGCCATCAAGGTTCCACGGAGATCATCACGGTCGCGGCAGCAGACCCGATGAACCTCTCCGGCATCGTTGTTCCCGGCGACCGAATCGCCTCCGTCCCGGGCAAGCACGTGCGCTTTCACAACGGGTCGGTCTACCGCGAAGACGCTTCACCGGATGAACAGGAAGCCCAACCCGCTCTAGTCCCGGCCGGTATTCTGCCCACAGTACCGTCGCCCCATCTAAGATTGTTCTAG
- a CDS encoding cadherin repeat domain-containing protein, with protein sequence MSLKVSQPYLLLAMLLVCAASALRAQTTPDCTAPPYNVPAGLPTAAITAAQDQAQMMCQQHLQFPTAASNPPLTALRETDPNKPVNAWPGTPASPETANWTDALGHTIVRWGWGAWTTYDDSQSGGVANVLCNGATPCVVANEKGSSTGGSMSGFGDYGPVGPRPYPAGDAPLGIGGTVPCTSPGCLAAGHYTRINLLEMTPEAARANGTAMGYAPNDLFTVKATGEKVKTPEDWWLKRRPEIFDLVQKEVYGYTWPAAEWPAITWSISGATTGTEMGVVSCQTSSTCPNGTMSNGVTYTYREKIYTGTISTASYPAVRNAPLITITCRLPANTPGKVPVFISIGETDTNFQYTAPLGFGACGYPQTMLQPDGGGGVTSSYLIGLINKGNWRKPTDPGALVAWAWGISRMIDEFTQDTDPMGPDPDKVAVEGHSRDGKATLVTAAYDDRVVASLPSCGGEGGTSFMRRAFGESVESIAGSGEYYWMAGNLMNYAGPKCQKNPDVGPAGCTPAFFPRKVEDLDVDAHAVMALIAPRAVMTNGGTDTPYPGYGDAWQDPRGMYLSGKLASPVWELLGWKGQVIPKGTVFTSNPTPYGSGESIGGTPPFDTAFIDGTVGYRRHVQGHTDQPDWPVFVTFASKYLNDVRPVITPGQKFILPLFWEDHVGTVRGTAGGGGGLRDWQIKGGSGATFFTVDRQTGAITIPDRGKLKPFVDSYSLTLMVSDGILPSHDETVTIKVPFGLGFLSTQR encoded by the coding sequence ATGAGTCTCAAGGTAAGCCAACCGTATCTCTTGCTCGCTATGCTGCTGGTGTGTGCAGCATCGGCATTGCGGGCTCAGACGACGCCTGACTGTACGGCGCCCCCCTACAACGTACCGGCGGGATTGCCGACTGCTGCAATCACGGCAGCCCAGGACCAGGCGCAGATGATGTGTCAGCAACATCTGCAGTTTCCTACTGCGGCTTCGAATCCGCCGCTGACCGCACTACGGGAGACCGATCCGAACAAGCCTGTGAATGCGTGGCCGGGAACACCGGCTTCTCCGGAGACGGCGAACTGGACGGATGCGCTGGGCCACACGATCGTCCGGTGGGGATGGGGCGCGTGGACGACCTATGACGACTCGCAGAGCGGGGGTGTAGCGAACGTGCTGTGCAACGGGGCGACTCCATGCGTGGTGGCCAACGAGAAGGGTAGCTCGACGGGCGGATCGATGAGTGGTTTTGGCGACTATGGACCGGTGGGACCTCGACCGTACCCGGCTGGCGATGCGCCACTCGGCATTGGCGGCACGGTTCCCTGCACCTCTCCGGGATGCCTTGCGGCAGGCCATTACACGCGCATCAACCTGCTGGAGATGACGCCCGAGGCAGCGAGAGCTAACGGAACGGCTATGGGGTATGCGCCGAATGATCTGTTTACGGTGAAGGCCACAGGGGAGAAAGTGAAGACGCCGGAGGACTGGTGGCTAAAACGCCGTCCGGAGATCTTCGACCTGGTACAGAAGGAGGTGTACGGGTATACGTGGCCGGCGGCGGAGTGGCCGGCGATTACGTGGTCGATCAGCGGTGCGACTACGGGCACGGAGATGGGTGTCGTGAGCTGCCAGACGAGTTCTACCTGTCCGAATGGGACGATGAGCAACGGTGTGACGTACACGTACCGGGAGAAGATCTACACGGGGACGATCTCGACGGCGAGCTATCCTGCGGTACGCAATGCACCCTTGATTACGATCACCTGCCGCCTGCCTGCGAATACGCCGGGCAAGGTGCCTGTGTTCATCAGCATCGGCGAGACGGATACCAACTTCCAATACACGGCTCCGCTGGGCTTTGGCGCTTGCGGCTATCCGCAGACGATGCTGCAGCCGGATGGCGGCGGCGGGGTGACGTCGAGCTACCTGATTGGGCTGATCAACAAAGGCAACTGGCGGAAGCCGACTGATCCGGGTGCGCTGGTGGCGTGGGCCTGGGGCATCAGCCGGATGATCGACGAGTTTACCCAGGACACGGACCCGATGGGACCTGACCCGGACAAGGTAGCGGTCGAAGGACACTCGCGCGATGGGAAGGCGACGCTGGTGACGGCGGCGTATGACGACCGCGTCGTGGCCTCGCTGCCTAGTTGTGGTGGAGAGGGTGGCACTTCGTTTATGCGGCGGGCGTTCGGCGAGAGCGTTGAGTCGATCGCTGGCAGCGGCGAGTACTACTGGATGGCCGGCAACCTGATGAACTATGCCGGGCCGAAGTGCCAGAAGAACCCTGATGTCGGGCCTGCTGGATGTACGCCGGCGTTCTTCCCGCGCAAGGTGGAGGACCTGGATGTGGACGCGCATGCGGTGATGGCGCTGATCGCTCCCCGGGCGGTGATGACTAACGGCGGGACGGATACGCCGTACCCAGGCTATGGGGATGCGTGGCAGGATCCGCGGGGAATGTACCTGTCGGGTAAGCTGGCAAGTCCGGTGTGGGAGTTGCTGGGATGGAAGGGACAGGTGATCCCGAAGGGGACGGTGTTCACGAGCAATCCGACGCCGTATGGATCGGGTGAGTCGATTGGGGGAACACCTCCGTTCGATACGGCATTTATCGACGGAACGGTGGGCTACCGGCGTCATGTGCAGGGGCATACGGATCAGCCGGACTGGCCGGTGTTTGTGACGTTTGCTTCGAAATACCTGAACGATGTGCGGCCGGTGATCACACCGGGGCAGAAGTTTATTCTGCCGCTTTTCTGGGAGGACCATGTCGGCACGGTGCGGGGGACGGCAGGCGGCGGAGGTGGGTTGCGCGACTGGCAGATCAAGGGCGGGAGTGGAGCGACCTTCTTCACGGTCGACCGGCAGACGGGCGCGATTACGATTCCTGATCGAGGGAAGCTGAAGCCGTTTGTGGACTCGTACAGCCTGACGCTGATGGTGAGCGATGGGATCCTGCCGAGCCATGACGAGACGGTGACGATCAAGGTGCCGTTCGGACTAGGCTTCCTGTCGACGCAGCGGTAA
- a CDS encoding KdsC family phosphatase translates to MSLSAQDRAKKIKVIIFDVDGVLTDGQIFVIPDANGKGIEAKGFAAHDGLGISLARLGGLRVGIITKRQSQTVAIRANDLKLEFIYQGQAHKLSAMNEIVAKAGITVDELAYVGDDIVDLPILRVCGLAIATANARPQVKGACHYTTPHPGGQGAGRDAIDFILEAQGSLDRVIEEYLEADNPAAAASDVGSGNM, encoded by the coding sequence ATGTCCCTCTCCGCTCAAGACCGAGCCAAAAAGATTAAAGTCATCATCTTCGACGTAGACGGCGTCCTCACCGACGGCCAGATCTTCGTCATCCCCGACGCCAACGGAAAGGGAATCGAGGCCAAGGGCTTCGCCGCTCACGACGGCCTCGGCATCTCCCTCGCCCGTCTCGGCGGCCTGCGCGTCGGCATCATCACCAAGCGCCAATCCCAGACAGTAGCCATCCGCGCCAACGACCTCAAGCTCGAATTCATCTACCAGGGCCAGGCTCACAAGCTGTCTGCAATGAACGAGATAGTCGCCAAAGCAGGCATCACCGTAGACGAACTGGCCTACGTCGGAGACGACATCGTAGACCTCCCCATCCTCAGGGTCTGCGGCCTGGCCATCGCCACCGCCAACGCCCGACCCCAGGTCAAAGGCGCCTGTCACTACACCACCCCCCACCCCGGCGGACAGGGCGCAGGCCGCGACGCCATCGACTTCATCCTCGAAGCCCAGGGTTCACTCGACCGGGTCATCGAAGAGTACCTCGAAGCCGACAACCCCGCCGCCGCAGCCTCCGACGTCGGCAGTGGAAACATGTAG
- a CDS encoding DUF5522 domain-containing protein, translated as MPGTQQSTKPSPEPAQEAVPDELAPEEFYYEGPYVVFTAAYHLKRGYCCNSDCRHCPYK; from the coding sequence ATGCCCGGCACGCAACAATCCACGAAGCCATCCCCTGAACCGGCTCAAGAGGCTGTGCCGGACGAACTCGCCCCCGAGGAGTTCTACTATGAGGGACCATACGTGGTCTTCACTGCCGCCTATCATCTTAAGCGCGGCTACTGCTGCAACTCCGATTGCCGCCACTGCCCCTACAAGTAG
- a CDS encoding vitamin B12-dependent ribonucleotide reductase: protein MAPIDNATLPQAATQSASTQKPTAKKSAKAPGLAFTRHFSKLGVSPYDEIVWEKRDAVIQDWKGNLIFEQKAVEVPADWSMTATNIVASKYLHGLNGTAERESGVRALITRVAESIRDWGIRDGYFASTGDAEIFYAELCHLLLNQKVAFNSPVWFNVGCDRLEPNSDAQNWHWNPHTCAIEFSVTGYSKPQCSACFINSVQDSLDSILTLAKTEGMLFKWGSGAGSNLSSIRGSMETLSGGGTASGPLSFMRGFDAFAGVIKSGGKTRRAAKMVVLNIEHPDIEDFIECKVKEEKKAWHLTQAGYDGSGPDSEAYSSIFFQNANNSVRVTDEFMQAVESDGDFTTLTVKGKHPVKTFKARDLMHTLAEATWQCGDPGMQYDTTINKWHTSKNTARINASNPCSEYMFLDDSACNLASFNLLKFLTPGGQFDIPAYRHAIGIVTTAMEIIVDSAGYPTEMIAKNSHDYRPLGLGYANLGALLMAFGLPYDSDAGRDFAGTLTAILCGDAYWQSARIAETCAPLGAATPLTQRADITGGACPGFYVNREPFLDVIRMHRAEVNHIGKSKTSTEPFAVQNLDGLIAASKHAWDGALAHGEKHGYRNSQVTVLAPTGTIGFMMDCDTTGVEPDLALVKYKKLVGGGMIKIVNNTVPSALIKLGYTEAEVNAIVSYIDATGTIEGAPGVKPEHLAVFDCSFKPAKGTRSIHYMGHIKMMAAAQPFLSGAISKTVNLPQDCSVDDIAEAYIESWRQGIKAVAIYRDNSKGTQPLNVSAQTDDNKKGTKAVDKVSNVEAGSIEIDEAIVAEKAAAANRISDLELQLTTINNQLTAILAASTQNSDSTDAQAPPRAVRNRLPSERASVTHKFAVGGHEGYLTVGLYPNQCPGEIFIRMAKEGSTISGLMDSFATAISLALQHGVPLKVLCEKFAHTRFEPSGWTGNPEIGYAKSIMDYIFRWIQLRFLSGHQLDLFSGLAPQTHVPVHGHITSPANRVVGSNGSESFTSSVPVNTVVSSQSSTDSSSRSEAEGSASVPGDTPIHPFESEYADRTAPQGGIAPDLQARSGLEPSTTTSFEDRGIYHAADAMKDLYDMGDSPSCATCGSIMTRSGSCYRCMSCGSTSGCS, encoded by the coding sequence ATGGCCCCGATCGATAACGCTACCCTCCCCCAGGCAGCCACACAGTCCGCATCCACCCAGAAGCCCACCGCCAAAAAGTCCGCCAAGGCCCCAGGTCTCGCCTTTACGCGCCACTTCTCGAAGCTCGGTGTCTCCCCCTACGACGAGATCGTCTGGGAGAAGCGGGATGCGGTCATTCAGGACTGGAAGGGTAACCTTATCTTTGAGCAGAAGGCCGTAGAAGTTCCAGCCGACTGGTCCATGACCGCGACCAACATCGTCGCCTCCAAGTACCTCCACGGCCTCAACGGCACCGCAGAGCGTGAGTCAGGCGTCCGTGCCCTCATCACCCGCGTCGCCGAGTCCATCCGCGACTGGGGCATCCGCGACGGCTACTTCGCCTCCACTGGCGATGCAGAGATCTTCTACGCCGAGCTCTGCCACCTTCTTCTCAACCAGAAGGTCGCCTTCAACTCGCCCGTCTGGTTCAACGTCGGCTGCGATCGCCTCGAGCCCAACTCCGATGCCCAGAACTGGCACTGGAACCCCCACACCTGCGCCATCGAGTTCTCCGTCACCGGCTACTCCAAGCCCCAGTGCTCCGCCTGCTTCATCAACTCCGTGCAGGATTCGCTCGATTCCATCCTCACCCTCGCCAAGACCGAGGGCATGCTCTTCAAGTGGGGCTCAGGCGCAGGTTCGAACCTCTCCAGCATTCGCGGGAGCATGGAAACCCTCAGTGGCGGCGGCACCGCCTCCGGCCCCCTCAGCTTCATGCGCGGCTTTGATGCCTTCGCCGGTGTCATCAAGTCCGGCGGCAAGACCCGGCGCGCCGCCAAGATGGTCGTCCTCAACATCGAGCACCCTGACATTGAAGACTTCATCGAGTGCAAGGTGAAGGAAGAGAAGAAGGCCTGGCACCTCACCCAGGCTGGCTACGACGGCTCAGGCCCCGACAGCGAAGCCTACAGCAGCATCTTCTTCCAGAACGCCAACAACTCCGTCCGCGTCACCGACGAGTTCATGCAGGCAGTCGAGTCCGACGGCGACTTCACCACCCTCACCGTCAAGGGCAAGCACCCCGTCAAGACCTTCAAGGCTCGCGACCTCATGCACACCCTCGCCGAGGCCACCTGGCAGTGCGGCGACCCCGGCATGCAGTACGACACCACCATCAACAAGTGGCACACCTCCAAGAACACCGCCCGCATCAACGCCAGCAACCCCTGCAGCGAGTACATGTTCCTCGACGACTCCGCCTGCAACCTCGCGTCCTTCAATCTGCTGAAGTTCCTCACCCCCGGTGGCCAGTTCGACATCCCCGCCTACCGCCACGCCATCGGCATCGTCACCACCGCGATGGAGATCATCGTGGACTCGGCCGGCTACCCCACCGAGATGATCGCCAAGAACTCGCACGACTACCGCCCCCTAGGCCTCGGTTATGCGAACCTCGGCGCGCTGCTCATGGCCTTCGGTCTCCCCTACGACTCCGACGCTGGCCGCGACTTCGCCGGCACCCTCACCGCCATCCTCTGCGGCGACGCCTACTGGCAGTCCGCCCGCATCGCCGAGACCTGCGCCCCCCTCGGTGCCGCCACGCCCCTCACCCAGCGTGCCGACATCACCGGCGGAGCCTGCCCCGGCTTCTACGTTAACCGCGAGCCCTTCCTCGACGTCATCCGCATGCACCGCGCCGAGGTCAACCACATCGGCAAGTCGAAGACCTCAACCGAGCCCTTCGCCGTTCAAAATTTAGACGGCCTCATCGCCGCCAGCAAGCACGCCTGGGATGGCGCCCTCGCCCACGGTGAGAAGCACGGCTACCGCAACTCGCAGGTCACCGTCCTCGCCCCCACCGGCACCATCGGCTTCATGATGGATTGCGACACCACCGGCGTCGAGCCCGATCTCGCCCTCGTCAAGTACAAGAAGCTCGTCGGCGGCGGCATGATCAAGATCGTCAACAACACCGTACCCTCCGCGCTCATCAAGCTCGGCTACACCGAGGCAGAGGTCAACGCCATCGTCAGCTACATCGACGCCACCGGCACCATCGAGGGCGCGCCCGGCGTCAAGCCCGAGCACCTCGCCGTCTTCGATTGCTCCTTCAAGCCCGCCAAGGGAACCCGCAGCATCCACTACATGGGCCACATCAAGATGATGGCCGCAGCCCAGCCCTTCCTCTCCGGAGCCATCTCCAAAACCGTCAACCTCCCGCAGGATTGCTCCGTCGACGACATCGCCGAGGCCTACATCGAGTCCTGGCGACAGGGCATTAAGGCCGTAGCCATCTACCGCGACAACTCCAAGGGAACCCAGCCCCTCAACGTCTCTGCTCAAACGGATGACAACAAGAAGGGTACAAAAGCCGTCGACAAGGTAAGCAACGTAGAGGCTGGCTCCATCGAGATCGACGAGGCCATCGTCGCCGAGAAGGCTGCTGCAGCCAATCGCATCTCCGACCTCGAGCTCCAGCTCACCACCATCAACAACCAGCTCACCGCCATCCTCGCCGCCAGCACGCAGAACTCAGACTCCACCGACGCCCAGGCTCCACCCCGCGCCGTCCGCAACCGTCTCCCTTCCGAGCGCGCCTCCGTCACCCACAAGTTCGCCGTAGGCGGACACGAGGGCTACCTCACCGTCGGCCTCTACCCCAACCAGTGCCCCGGCGAGATCTTCATCCGCATGGCCAAAGAGGGCTCCACCATCTCCGGCCTCATGGATTCCTTCGCCACGGCGATCTCCCTCGCCCTCCAGCACGGCGTCCCCCTCAAGGTCCTCTGCGAGAAGTTCGCCCACACCCGCTTCGAGCCATCCGGTTGGACCGGCAACCCCGAAATCGGCTACGCCAAGTCCATCATGGATTACATCTTCCGCTGGATTCAGCTCCGCTTCCTCTCCGGCCACCAGCTCGACCTCTTCAGCGGTCTCGCCCCCCAGACCCACGTCCCCGTCCACGGCCACATCACCTCGCCCGCCAATCGTGTCGTCGGATCGAACGGGAGCGAATCATTCACCAGTTCGGTACCCGTCAACACGGTGGTGTCCAGTCAGTCATCGACTGATTCGTCATCCCGCAGCGAAGCGGAGGGATCTGCTTCTGTACCGGGCGACACCCCAATCCACCCCTTCGAAAGCGAGTACGCCGACCGCACCGCCCCCCAGGGTGGTATCGCTCCCGACCTCCAGGCCCGCAGCGGCCTCGAACCCTCCACCACAACCTCCTTCGAAGACCGAGGCATCTACCACGCAGCCGACGCCATGAAGGACCTCTACGACATGGGCGACTCCCCCTCCTGCGCCACCTGCGGCTCAATAATGACCCGCAGCGGCTCCTGCTACCGCTGCATGTCCTGCGGCAGCACCTCCGGCTGCAGCTAA